In Tachyglossus aculeatus isolate mTacAcu1 chromosome 10, mTacAcu1.pri, whole genome shotgun sequence, the following proteins share a genomic window:
- the AGK gene encoding acylglycerol kinase, mitochondrial yields MAQLARSLRNHWKKTTAGICLLSWGGHWLYGKHCDNLLRRAACQEAQVFGNQLVPPSAQLKKATVFLNPAACKGKARSLFEKNAAPILHLSGLDVTVVKTDYEGQAKKLLELMETTDMIIVAGGDGTLQEIITGLLRREDEAAFSRIPIGFIPLGQSSNLSRTLFPASENKVQGITNATLAIVKGETVPLDVLQIKGEKEQPVFALTGLRWGSYRDTGVRVSKYWYLGPLKTKAAHFFSTLKEWPQVHQASILYTGPTERPPEEPEERPPRPALYRRLYRRLTSYWTRPQTAISREVTPEAWEEVALSTIELSITTQNSRLDPLRTEDSMNICIEPGTISKGDFVSMGSQKMRDPQLCPEGTQFLQASRCTLLLPEGTEGSFSIDTEEYEAMPVEVRLLPRKLRFFCDPTIRARLLQPTAQ; encoded by the exons CGATAACCTGCTAAGGAGAGCAGCCTGTCAAGAAGCCCAG GTATTTGGCAACCAGCTGGTTCCTCCGAGCGCGCAGTTGAAGAAGGCGACGGTCTTTCTCAACCCCGCAGCCTGCAAAGG AAAAGCCAGGTCCCTTTTTGAGAAGAACGCGGCCCCAATTCTTCACTTGTCTGGCCTGGACGTGACCGTCGTTAAG ACCGATTATGAGGGGCAAGCCAAGAAGCTGCTGGAACTGATGGAAACCACAGACATGATCATCGTTGCAGGAGGAGATGGCACTCTTcaggag ATCATAACCGGACTCCTCCGGAGAGAAGATGAG gcCGCCTTCAGTCGGATCCCAATCGGATTCATTCCCCTCGGACAATCCAGCAACCTGAGCCGGACGCTCTTCCCCGCAAGTGAAAACAAAGTcca GGGCATTACCAACGCGACGCTGGCCATCGTGAAAGGAGAAACTGTTCCATTAGACGTGCTGCAAATCAAG GGAGAAAAGGAGCAGCCCGTGTTCGCCTTGACGGGGCTCAGATGGGGATCCTACAGAGACACAGGTGTCCGCGTTAGCAA GTACTGGTACCTGGGGCCCCTGAAAACCAAAGCTGCTCACTTTTTCAGCACTCTTAAG GAGTGGCCCCAGGTGCATCAGGCCTCCATCCTGTACACGGGGCCAACCGAGAGACCCCCGGAGGAGCCGGAAGAGAGGCCCCCCCGACCTGCCTTATACCGCAGGCTATACCGAAGGCTGACCTCGTATTGGACGCGCCCTCAGACTG CCATCTCCCGGGAAGTGACCCCAGAGGCCTGGGAGGAAGTAGCGCTGTCCACCATCGAGCTGTCCATCACGACGCAGAACAGTCGGCTTGATCCGTTG CGCACTGAAGACTCCATGAATATTTGCATTGAGCCGGGCACCATCAGCAAAGGAGACTTTGTCAGCATGGG GAGTCAGAAGATGAGGGATCCCCAGCTGTGCCCTGAAGGAACGCAGTTCCTGCAAGCCAGCAGGTGCACGCTGCTCCTTCCTGAG GGCACAGAGGGCTCATTCAGCATCGATACCGAGGAGTACGAAGCCATGCCGGTGGAGGTGAGACTGCTGCCCAGGAAGCTGCGCTTTTTTTGTGACCCCACGATCCGCGCCCGGCTGCTCCAGCCCACGGCCCAGTGA